Genomic DNA from Hordeum vulgare subsp. vulgare chromosome 2H, MorexV3_pseudomolecules_assembly, whole genome shotgun sequence:
GTTGTTGTGCATTAGCAGAGAACACAACAAGGACGAGAGTGTCACCATGTACGAGTTTAGCTTGTACCATGTGAGTATAGCAAGCTGCTCTTTGCCTCTTTCTATGTGCGCGGCGGCGAGAGCAGAAACAGCAGCAGTATGCGGCAGCGAGCAACAACAGCACATGGTGCTGACCTCGCTGCCTTCATCGGGCTAGACTCGTCGCGCACCTCACGAAGTTCAGGGATGACCAATGCGCCCAGGCCACCGCCGTCGGTACCCCTGTCACCGCCATTGTCAATGTCGTCCGCGGGTTGGACGGGCTGGACGAAGAGATTGAGATGAGAGGCACCTAGAGTGCGTCGCCAAGCAGCTGCTCCCGCCCAAGAGAGTAGGTCCTTCTCCGGGAGCAGATCGAACACCTGTCATGCCTCGCCACACTTGGCATTGAGGAAGAGACTGGGGAAGGAGATGCATATGACAGATGGGCCCATGTACTACGTGACAGTAGAAATCAATCCGGGCTGGGATTAGGCCTTTCTTATCTTATTACACCAAACAGGGCCGAGATTGATCGGGATCTACAGGGTACCAACTTCAAGGATTTAGAGACGAGGGTTTGTTTGCGCCGACCTCTAATCTCACGGCTTATTTTAAACTTCACTCCTAATGCAGTAACCAGACGCGTCTATGGCTGACGGATTGACTTGACGCGCAGGCAGGAATCGACAGAGAGGCGTGGTCTTCTGGCATGACCCGGGACGTCGCCGCTGCCCAGCGCCGCCGGCCCGGCACCTCCTCGCGCTGCCTCTGAGGccgcgacacccctgacacctccAGGTCAGACTCGACACGGACCGGACACCGGCGGCACGCGTGCACCAGCTGCCCTGACGCGTCAACCCTTCAGACCGCAGAAGCCCGCAAAGGCGGCGGGTCGGAGTTCAGAGCAGCAACGTAGGACAGGGGACAGAGTGGACGGGATGCATTTCATTTCGTTCATCGGGCACGTCTTTTCCAATGCTGCTTCCCTACCGTCCAAAATTCGACATGCGATTATGGGCACACGTAGGCCACAGAGTTTTTTTTAAGGCATCTCCAACATCGTGTATCAAACCGTCCGTGAAGTACATGTCCGCGGATCGTGTCTCAATTTACCGGAAGCAAACCTGACAGCTACCACGTTAGATCGTGACACCCCGGCTCACATATGGCGCCCGTGCATTCGGCGACTTCCCCGCTGTTTTCGTGCGAAAGCCTGCCCTTTCCCATTGTCTCCGCTCCGACCGCCGTGAGCACGCACCCGAGTTTTCATCCGTTTCGTAGACCACCGTCGTGATGAAACCAAAGGAGGTGGTGATGGAGATGTACGTAGTCCCGTCAGGTCCGAAGAAGAGGACCCGCCGGTAGTGGCCGCACGTAAGCCCAACACGGCAAACACTTAGGGTATGTACGATGCATAATCTCATGATGATGACTCATATGTCATGTAGAATTAGATGTCAGCAAAAGTAAGTTCGGATGAGGAAGCGGGATACATCGCAGAAGGCGATTGTTTGAATAGAAAAAGTGTGATCCGATGTAAAAACTGAAAAGGTTATAGTGAAAAGTAAAGACGTACGTGTATTAGagtctttatttcttattctttgatgAAGCCTACTATTGATAGCTTGcataagaaagaaagaaaaaaatcaataaagaTGATTCAGATAACTTTTTATCCTGAAGCATCTGTATCCATATGCCATCATTGTACATATGGATAGGTCTAGGGACGGTTTGATAGTTGTGTTCGGTTGACGGCTTAACGATTGTGTTTCGTTGTACTTTAGATTTCAACTTTCTAGTAAAAAAACTAGAATTTGAACAAAGGGGCGGACTAAGAAGAAGCTTCTTCCTAATCTATAACTTTTGCTAGTTTAATTTTCGCAGTCGGGTATCCCAAGTTTTCCAGCTTCTAAACCGACCAAATATGTATGTCCCCTAGCAGTTTTGTTCTATTTATCCATCATGCCACTCCGTAGTGAAAATGTTTCGTTGTTGTTTCCCTCGTTAACCAGCCCGACCGAGAGCATCCCCTTCCCCCGCTCGAGTCATGCGAGCTAGGGTTCTtgtccagccgccgccgccgtcgagtAGGCCATCCGTCGCCACGAAGCCGACCGGTCGTCCGCCAGCGAGCAGTCCATCCGTCGTGTGTCCCGTCAGTCGTCCGTCGTCAAGCCTCCCATCTCCGCCCTAGCAGGCCCTTCGCCGCGACGCCCCACATCTGCAGCGGGCCACGAGCAGGCCGTCCGCCGGCGACGACGAGCAGGTTGTCCGACGTGAGCACATGCCTTCACCAGCAAGGTAATCCCTTTCGTCCTCCCTTCTCCCCTTCGTGCGTCCGCGAGAGCAGGCTGTAAACATCTTCAGCCACGACTTATAAATTCGGACCCTCAAACGTCCGCGGCCGCGCAGTGAGTGACCGGGAGTGTCTCTTGTTTATCcgtccgtgcaaccacattttttattttcttcctcatatgtccggtcacttgcaCGCGATCGGTGAAGaggaaaagaaaggaagaaaagaatgaataaaaagaaaaaaaatggttCGGAATGGGGTCACATCCTATGTGACGGATTGATGAGACGCGTCCGCGAGCTCTCGTATCCTCcgcatatttgagatggatacgaGAGTTTGCACACAACCTAGACATCTTTACGAACGTATGAGAAACCATTTAAGGGATAGGGCTATAGATGGTCGCCCGGAGTCCACCATCACAAAAGCGAAGATGTTTTGGCGGCCTGTCACACAAATTTTAGGTTCGGCCATACGTATACAACTTTATGATATCCTACCCTTTCTGATTGTGACTGCATATGTTTGAACAATGTACAAATTGGTattaatctactccctccgttcctaaatataagtcttttaaaacatttcactaagtgactacatacggagcaaaatgagttaatCTACACTTtatatatgtctatatacatccgtatgtagtttcctagtagaacctctaaaaagacttacatttaggaacggaggtagtATATATGCATGTCAAATGGTGGACGTCAGATCTAGGACCTATATTTGATGCATATAAGAGCATTTACATGCGGATTTGACAAATCTGATCTCTCGAACGTTTGCGAACGCGTCCATGCGCGTTCGTGGACGTCTTAAATAATACATTATATAACTGGATACCTCAAATTAAAAACCATAAATACATATTATTATATGCAACGCAAATCTAATACTAAGCGAAGCTTGTCCGGCTCCGTCGTGTCCATGTCCGGCGGCTGGTTGCATTCCTCGTAGTGTCTGTCCGGTCGCCGACGAGGTAGAATAGGACGTGGGACACTAACCGACTCACGGGAGCAGAGCTCCGGGGTCTCTCATGTCCTACTCTTTCTCGTCGAAGCCCGTAACTCATATGGTGTCGACGGGCGTGAGGTCAATGACGGATCCTTCCTGAAAAGAGCCGACGTCCACCACGACGTGATTACGGCGTCCGCACTGCTGCACCATACGGGATGCCAGGAAGTGTGACTCCGTCTCTCCAATGTCCACCGCCGCATCCCATGCCCACTGCCTCGCACGATGGGCACTCCGCGCCATGTTAGCGTCCGCGAACGCCCATGGTGCATCCTCGACGCGCCAACTATGTGGTTGCGTGTCCATCACGACGTTCGGACGCCAGACGGATCACACCGCCTCCGGTGAGGCAGCGACGCCGGATCCAAACATCAGTTGCACCGACGCAATGGATTCCCGACGATGCGAGTCCGAGCATTGCCTTCGAGCGGCCGCCTCCCAAGAGCAGCTAAGCGCAAACCGGACAACCATCTCCTCCTCACGGTGGCGTGGGATGAGATCGTGGTCAACGTATTTTAAGGTGAAGGATTCGGATCTGCTGCCCGTCATGTCGGAAAAGGCAGGAGATTGCAGGAGGTGAGCTTGGATGACGGATGTGAGTGGAGGAAAATGCCTAGGATTTTGATTCGACAAACTGATGGAGGCGAATATATGTAGGATCGATGCAGACCAATGCCAAACCGACGTGACGGGCATGCTCGGGCACTTTGTATTTATGCTGGAAATGAGGGGTGTCATTCAGTCTTAGACGTTTGTGGCGTCCGGCTAGGTCAAAATTTCAGTGACCAGACGATCTGTCCAAATGTTTGAGGGGTTTAGGACAaccagctgtagatgctctaaaatTGGATAACAATTCTGTCGGCGCTGTCTGTTGTCTGCCGATGTTTACGGTGTCCGTTTCGATGGACTTTTTTAGAGACGTTTTGATTGACTTGGAGATGCACTAACCTGGAGCGCTCTCTAGAATGATAGCCGTCAGTAGAATTTCGGACAAAACGTTGAGATTTTGTTTTAGATGAAACGCACAGATAGTTGGGACTACCACCACAATACGCAGTAACACCAGTTCTACCTGTAAATCTTGATGACCCTACGGTAGCAACAGTTTGCACTTTTTGTGCACTCCTCGGAGAGGGGGAAAATTTCAGTATCCATATGTAACAGCAGCTAAAGGAGACCCCCAAGACGCGGCCCATCTTCGGGCGCCGAGAGGGAGCGTGGCAGCTGCTGCTGGCGTAGCCTCAGTAGTAAATGGAGAGGGTGCGGTGATGAGACAGCGCCATGTTCTGAACGCCTACCGACCAGAGCCAGAGGTCAATGTCAATGCTCAGAAGCTGCCAGAGAAAACACAACAGCAAGAGCCAAGTCAGCCCGAGGTAAATCAAATGCCACACATTGACTGCTTTGCTTACTACGACCTCCcttcctaaatactccctccgttcctaaatataagtcttttaagcgattttactaagggtctacatacggagcaaaatgattgaatctatactctaaagtatgtctatatacatccatatgtagtccactagtaaaatctctacaaagacttatatttaggaacggagggagtataagtcttttttagagatttcactagaaggctacatacggagcaaaataaatgaatctatactctaaaacatgtctatatacatccgtatgtagtctttttagtgaaacctcttaaaagacttatatttaggaactgagGGAGTAGTACTAAACCTAATAAATTTGATCGTGGACTCAAGTAAACTTAATGAACTTCATCGGTTCTTTCAGTGATAATAAAAGAGCTAAACACCAATCTGCAGCCGTTAGTTTGTGTTgtgtactactccctctgttcctaaatataaattattttagatgtttcactaggggactacatacggatatatagacacactttagagcgtagattcattcatttcccttgtgtaatctctaaaaagacttatattcagGACCAGAGGGAGTACCAGCCAGGAGTGCAGGTCAGAGAATAAATGGCATGAAAGCCTCAGGTGAACCTGATTCAGATGCGGTCATcccaaaaaaagaggaagaaattCAGATGCGCGTACCTGTTTCCCAAACTTTTTGTTGATGAGCTCCCTCATTTTTTCAACGGCATGAACAGAACAAGCACGAATCTCCACTTCCTCTTCGCTTCCGGGCACAATCTCGCGGTTCGAGTCGATGGAGCAACATAGGCTCGACTCGTATTTCAGTATGCCAAGCTCCCTCAGCACAGCAGGGACAATATAGTCGGCAAATATGGTGATGGACTTAATGTCGTCGAACTGTCCATAGTTTTCCCCCTTGAAAGCACCCCACAAATCAGCAACAAATATCTGGGCCCGCTTGTACAGGAAAACCTGGTGTCCCTTGTAAAGTGAGTGGTCTCGAAAGCCTGTCAAAATTGAGTTACAGACGATGTGTCATGCAAAATAGATGCATTCTAAATATTTTAAAGAGTGTTACAACCAGCCTGCATTGAAACTTTCCCCAAGGTACAGTTCAATTATGACCAAATATGCaagagagaagaaagtaaaatatATCAGCAGTCAGGACTTAGACAACAGTGGCTGTCATCTATCAGTATCACCATAATTACACATGATATTGGTTGAATGACTAAAACCTGTACAAAACATGGCAAGCATATCTGTCTTAGCAAAATAATACTAGGATGTACAGATGAACCGTATCGTGTCAGGGGTTGGGTGGGACCGTGGAAGCATACAAGGACAATATTCAATGCTGTATTTGCAAGTAAAACCAAAAGGAGTCAAGTGCATCCGCTCTGATAAAGTTTCTCTCGACCATGTGCACTGAACGAAATGAGGCCAAGAGTTAAACGTGTCTGAGCAGATAGTTACTTCATGCTACAGCAAAATTGTCTCATAAGTTCAGTGATCTACCACTGagtagaaaaaaagaaagaatgaTGTAAACTTGAGGTGTAGACTGTAGCCACGTAAAGATCATGCATATCCAGTGGTCCTATGTGGATGTAGATTGGCCCAGCCCATTATACATATCCAGTGGTCCTAGCCTCCTAGGCATTTTTTGCATTTCTCATTGTTTCTGCCCATATCTAATTGGCCCATTTGACAAATGATCCAATGACTAGACAGGGGACAAGGAAAAGGACCAAGGTCTCCAAGATAGTTAAATGTATCTGCAGAAGCAGCTACTTGCCTACAACAGCACAGACTAAACAGGAGCCAACAAAACATTGTACACCGTTGAGTTCCGGTTCTCCAATATAGCTGGAGAAATACAGCTTAGCCTTCTGGTCTAACTAAAACAGAACAGATGAAAATGATGCTATCTCCGCTATCTGGACGGCTACTCTGGTCTGTCTTGAGTGCTGCCATGTTCGAACTTGGTTTCATCTAAAGAAAAATGGAACCGGCACAGGCGACTCCTTTCCtctaaaataatgatgctatcaaGATCAAGTGGAAGACAAGTGCAGAGGCAGATTTACCAGGAAAATGACGGGTAATCAGTTCAATTAGAGATGCAGCAGAGTTTCCTGCAGACTTCACAAGATTAGCAGCCTCACCGCCAAAGCTTCTTTCAAGCTCCAGACCAACCTAAATGAAAGCAGCAGAACAAATAAATGCTTCAGAACCAAATTGAGATCAATTGGCAAGGAAGTTATTTGAATGTCACATTACCATGGTAGTTCTGATGGAATATGACTAGAGCATATATGAAGTAAAAGCGGatagctataattgtactgaagaAGATGGGTGTGACTTTTGTAGTTGTTAAATGACAAAGCATTCAAATAATATGAGCAATTGGGCAGAACGCAGTGGGAAAATTTCAAAGCTCAACACTTCAACATACTGAATATGCAACACAGGGTAGTACCTCATGAAGAAGGCGGACTCTTTCCTCCTCAATTGGCAGTGGGCGTGGCCAATTCAGCAGTTCTCGAAGTTGCGGTCCTACATTTTCCAAAAGTTGCATTTTCTTCCAATTAGTGGGAATTACTGGGAGTTATAGCTTCTTTTCCAACGAAACAGGGAAACTGTACCAGTATAATTCTTCAGACGATCTGCATCAAGTGCTGACTTATCTTTCTCTAATGCTAACTTAAGTCCAGAAGCCAAATTGTCATAGGTCAAGTCCTTGTCTATTCGATTAAGGAATATCATTAGTATGATAAAACACATTATTATAACACAATGGGAAGGCATTTATCCAAATAAAATGGGTGGTCCAGAGAAGTCAATTTCAGTTAAATCCAACTAAACCCAGTAGAGAAACTAAGGAACATCAGGGTTGTGCAGATTATATTTCGAGCAACACAAAAGTAACAATGTGGAGCATAACAAAATCAGGATGCATTGTAATTTGCAAACAAAGGTAATAActgaaaaataccagaagaaaacacAAAGGATTTGGTTAAAATGTGCTCGATAATATAGTGAAGAACAGACAAGAGAAATATATATTACCTAGAACAAGATAGTCGCAGCCAAAAATTAATCAAGCGAAAAATACATTTTTCTGAATAGCTTGTCAACAAGCAAAGAGAGAAAATTAAAtcacccctcctctcccctagCCACTTGCTGGCAACGTAGCTAGCAACATAAAAGGTTGTTGATCGAGGAAATCATGTATAGCTGCTAACAAGAAGTACTGAAGGTagaaatctctactattaaaaggGAATATGCGGTCGTGATGGTACGTCATGGTTTTGGTTTGGTTTTGTATGTTTGTTAGTTCCACGTAATTATGGAGAGTATCATTCTTTGGACGGGAGGATCATGCGAGTATGGAGTATCAGTCTTTGGACGGGAGGATCATGTTAATTACGGAAAGTATCATCAAGAGTTGGATGTGAGAATCACGTTAATTATGGAGAGTGTCATTCTTTGGACGGGAGGATCACGTTAATAATGGAAAGTATCATCCAGCGATGTACTGGAGGATCACTAGAATATTGATGCCCCTGTTGCAACACACGTGCAATTAGCTAGTATCCATAAGTTCCTTGTGGTGTAGTATAAGCACTAGTGTATTGTTTTCAGACAATGCTAAGTTGATTTCTGCGCTCTGAAAATCTAAAAGGCCTAAAGTGACGAGAAGAAGAATACTGCACGACTGAACGTCTTAATACCCCAAACAATTGTCAAGTACATAAAGAGAGAAATAAATCgcccctcctctgccctagcCACTTGTTGGCAGCATAGAAACCAACATAGAAGGTTGTTGACTCATATATAGCTACTAACAGAAAAATATACTAGATTAGaaatatccataagttccttgTGGTGTAAGCACTAGTGCTTGTTTTCAGAAAATACGAAGTTGATTTCTGCACTGTGAAAATCTACAAAACCTGAAGTCATGAGAAGAAGAATACTGCACGACCGAATGTCTTAATATCATTGTCAACAAGTAGACAAAGAAAAATAAaccgcccctcctctcccctaacCACGTGCTATGCTGTACAGGAGCAACAACACACGCATATTTTATACAGGAGCAAAAGAAATGCAAATGTAGAATCGCAACGCCTGATGTCTGCCAATGCTAATACCTTTCAGAATTCCTTAAGAAAAAGTACCACTCATAAGATAAGGACAATACATCACTCTAGTAATTTCTACATGTTCAGAACACCAAGTACGTTCCTGGCTGAACTAATACCTGGCCAGAAGCAAAAGTTCAGCGCATCCAAGACGAAGAGGTACTGCACAGTGAGCGGTCCATTGTCAAAGTAATGGATTCCTTCGAAATCCCACTCGACTTTTGGAACATTCCCCTGAATTTTGTCCACGGCCTTCTCAATCTCTGTGAAACGAACAAACGGGTAAGAGGAACAAAACTTAGAGTTTCACTTGGGACATTGGTCACAAAACAATGGAAGGATGAACATTGGCATAAACATATAAAAGCAAAGCAAAAATATGTATTCCATCAAGTCGTTCTTTTATAAGAAAATGATGAAAGCTGACCAAAACAACATGTAAGTGAAGTGGAATCTAGAACCTGAACATTGAAGTCCAATCCTACAACATGAAAATCAACTCTGGTTTCTTGCAGGGTCAATCGGATACTGCTTAGAAATACAATCGACTAATAACCCACCGGAAAAGCAAAGCCTATGAAGATGACACTGCGTGGCCTAAGAAATCCTAGCACCGttccagaaaaaagaaaaacatccCTATGAATGAAGACGGTGCTCCCTTCCCTGGTCGGAAAAGTCCTAGCATCGTTCGGGAAACGGATACCTAGCATGTCAACCTTGACGTGGGAGGAGCGGCTGGCCACCCAGGCCGCCGACGCGCGcacggcctccatggcggcggggcGAACAGGAATAGGATAAGGGACGCGGGGGAGGTCGGGACAATGGCGAGTCGGGAGGATTTAGGGGTGTGGGGGCGGAAACCGTGACGGCGGGGCggagtggtggtgttggtgtggcCCGTGACCGCGAGGGCGACGCGGGTTTTAGCGTTTTTTCCTCCGGAGGGGGGGTTTGGTTGGCTTCTTGCTGCTCTCTCGATGGGCGCCTCCGAGGGCCTCGGAGAACCCCCGCTTGGCAGAAACACGaggattttattattattttatttatttttttgcggGGAAGAAACACGAGGAATTGCGCAGTGGGTGGGGCGCACAACAACCGGCTGTGCTCGGGTGGTCTGCTATGTTTGACCCACCTCCCGAACTGCTGAAATGACTGGATTGCCCCCACGTTCGTCTTCCTTTGCCCTCACCACCCTtcttttaaataaaaaataaataaaaagatagatgcggaaattgcttttggaggTCGAGCTCCATGAAGGACTTaaaattcaaacttcaaatttcatgaaaattcgtattttaatattttaaaaaaattgaaaaagatacatagatagatgaaggtataatacacaagtgtgttaatttttagaacaaaatacgttgaaatgagagGTATGCAAAAAAGGCAAACGTGGAATTTTTTAACGCATGACACTATTTATCATTTCAGATCATGAATTGTCTATTTTATACAGGTCGCGTTTTAAAATATTTCAACCTGAAATTTTGCACACACAAGGATCACACCCTTGTTTAGTTgtatattttttcagattttttgaaactaaattttttgaatttttttttttaATTCGGCCTTCATGGAGACCGAGCTCCAAAACGCCATTCTCGGGTAGATGCCTCCTTTAGAATAGAGGGATTTTTTAGGAATTTAAAAATGATATTACTCCCTcccttccaaaatataagaccctttaaagattttactatgaactacatacgaaacaatcagtgaatctacattttaaaatatgtctacatacatctgtatgtagtccatcggaatggagggaGTGTAAGGGTTGGATGCGTTTTGCTGCACCGCTGGCGTTGTTGAGATTcttaagaaaaaaaatactttgttttaaaataaaaggtgtatgacttttttgaaaagtcaAGCTCTTCAAGTTTGTTAAATTTGTAGAGAAATATACCAGAACCCGTAATATCAAATCGGTATGATAGATTCATCAtcaaatgattttttttgttgttgtttaatATTGTGGATGTCAATATTTTTTGCTATGAACTTGATCAAAGTAAAAGAAATTTGATTTCCCAAAAAACTAATACCCTTTATATTTTGGAACTTATGTAATATTTAGTTTGGCGAGTGGGAGAGATGATGGAGTgtgtttattttattaataatgcGGAGAATTAATGGGACTTTTGTAGTGTTGTATGTGTTATCCACTAACCAACGTCTTTTTATATGGAAAAAAATTATGAATGACTGCATGTACTGTGTTGGTGCTATAATATCATATGGTtactttattttttctaggtGGTGGGAGGGTGGATGGGATTAATTTGTTTTATAGGCTCGATTGCCCCCACGCTCTTCTCCTTTGCCCTCACGGCCCTTCTTTTAAATTAAAATTATTTATAAAATGGGTAGATGTGAAAATTGTTTTTGGAGGCCGAGCTTCATGaaggcctttaaattcaaacttcaaatcTCATTCAAAATTCAAACTTCAAATCTCATGATAATTTGTCCTTTTTATACAGGTCGCGTTTCAAAGTATTTCGACCAGAAATTTTACACACACGGATCAAATCCTTTTTTAGTTGTATATTTTTTTAGATCTTTTGAAactaattttttgaattttttttttaaaaaatggcctccatggaggccgagctccaaaacgCCATTATCGAGTAGATGTCTCTTTTAGAATAGAGGGAATTTTTAAGAATTTAAGAAGGATACTAGTCCCTCcgattctaaatataagaccctgAAATTttcctatgaactacatacggagcaaaatgagtgaacctacactctaaaatatgtctatatacaactGTATGTAGTCCATCGAAATGGAGAGAGTATAAGGAGGGTTGGATGCATTCTGTTGCGTCGTTGGCGTTGTTGAGATTCCTAAGAAAAAAatactttgttttaaaatatatgTTGTAtgacttttttgaaaagtcaAACTTTTTAAGTTTGTCGAATTTGTAGAGAAATATATGAAAACCCATAATATCAAATTGGTATGATAGATTCAT
This window encodes:
- the LOC123425485 gene encoding queuosine salvage protein-like, giving the protein MEAVRASAAWVASRSSHVKVDMLEIEKAVDKIQGNVPKVEWDFEGIHYFDNGPLTVQYLFVLDALNFCFWPDKDLTYDNLASGLKLALEKDKSALDADRLKNYTGPQLRELLNWPRPLPIEEERVRLLHEVGLELERSFGGEAANLVKSAGNSAASLIELITRHFPGFRDHSLYKGHQVFLYKRAQIFVADLWGAFKGENYGQFDDIKSITIFADYIVPAVLRELGILKYESSLCCSIDSNREIVPGSEEEVEIRACSVHAVEKMRELINKKFGKQLLSIDIDLWLWSVGVQNMALSHHRTLSIYY